GTCCCTGCTGCACGGCTTCAGCGAGCATATCGCGTTGCTGCAACCCGGAGTGGGGGTCTACCCGTCGCCCAATGACGCGCTCGGCCGTGGCGCTGGGATACAGCGTGTAGCCCCAGTTCCAGACAGTGGGATAGATCGTGTTGAAGTGGAGGCGGGAAAGGCGGCGGAGTCCCTCCGAGAGGCGATCGCTCGAAAACAGCACATCGCTGTCGATGTTAGTAAGCCAAACGCCCCGCAGTTCCGTGGTGGGCAGCGCAGCCTGGGCCATCCCGCCCAGCGGCAAGTGAAGCAGCATAGACAGCGCCAGGCCCAGCGCGGTTAGCCTCGTGCGCCAGGAGCGAAACGTCCGCCGTTGAAAAGCTGTGAAAACGCTGGCAGGAAAGACCGAAAAAGGAGTTGATTGCAGGAAAGCGGAGTAGAACTGTCGAAATTTCACGATTTGTCGTGGGATTGACTTTCTTGATTGGCTTTGCAGATAGATTTTAGGATTTCTCTACTCAAACAGAAGTTCCCACGACAAGTTGCCCCTTTCAGCACAAACATCCTCTAGGGGGTAATCAGGGCGGCAATCTGAGCGATCCGCCGACCGCACCTGCTGCGCTGTTTCTCAGTTTCACCGCCGATCGCCAAGTCGGAGGGGGTTTGGGGGACGCGCTTCAATCCCCCAAGCGGGGATTTTTGGGAAAAGCATCCCCCAAGGATTGCTGGCTTGGAAAGCGCTACCTGCCGCAGAACCCCGCCCCACAAAAAGCCGCCTCTGCGAATGCGGGAGCGGCAAGTTCATACAAATGTACTAGAATCAAATTACTCTTGGGGCAGCAGCGACATGATTTGCTCAACAAACCGCTGGTGATCCACCACGGGCTTGGAGATATAGTCGTCGGCTCCGCTCTGCTTCAGGAAATTCTCGCGATCGCCCTCCATCGCATGAGCCGTAACCAGGATAATCGGCAAATCCGCCGTTTTGGGATCAGCCTTCAGCATTTGGGTAATCTTAATGCCGTCCACGGGCTTGCCTTGATAGACGCTGTGCGACAGCGACACGTCCATCAAAATGATGTCCGCCGCTCGCGCCGTGGCAATCTCCATGACCTCATCCACATTCTCGGTATGGCGAACTTCTAGCCCGCCCCGCTTGGTCAAAATCTTGGAAAAGACACGAGCGTTAATTAAATCGTCTTCAACAATTAGAACGGTCTTCATACCAATTGTCTAACTCCCCGTTATTCACCCTTACCCAAAAGCATGAAATATCTCCTACCCCAGCAGTTAAGGAAACATGATGAAGAACTATAAAAGAGTGATAAAACCTGAACATAGCATCTCACAAAGCATTTCACAAAAGTCTAGCTGGCAATGATGGCGATCGCCCCGTCTTCCCATCCCCCTCGGTTAATTCGCTCCAGCAGATTCCCCCATCGCCCCCAAGCCTGCGCTCTACTTGCAGATTCTCTGCAATTCAGTAATGCTGCTGATAAATGCGAAATTAGCGCTATGGTTGGGTTTCGGGCATCGCTTACGCCCCTGTTCTCTCGCTCGTTTCACCTGCCTTTTAGTCCTTAAACACGCTCATGGCTAGACAGCTCAACCTCTCCGCCGGCCAAGTGGTGGCCACAGCGCTGCATACCGAAGTGCAGCAATCCTATCTCGAATACGCGATGAGCGTCATCGTGGGGCGGGCGCTGCCGGACGTGCGCGACGGGCTAAAGCCTGTGCATCGCCGCATCCTCTACGCCATGCACGAACTGGGACTAACGCCCGATCGCCCCTTCCGCAAGTGCGCCCGCGTGGTGGGGGACGTACTGGGTAAATATCACCCCCACGGCGACCAGGCGGTGTATGACGCGCTGGTGCGGATGGTGCAGGATTTTTCCAGTCGCTATCCGCTACTGGGCGGCCACGGCAACTTTGGCTCCGTAGACGACGACCCGCCCGCCGCCATGCGCTACACCGAAACGCGCCTTGCCGCTATCAGCCACGAGGCGCTGCTGACGGAAATTGGCGAAGCCACGGTCGATTTCATCCCCAACTTCGACAACTCGCAGCAGGAACCCGTCGTGCTGCCAGCCCAGTTGCCGACGCTGCTGCTGAATGGGTCGTCTGGCATCGCCGTGGGCATGGCGACCAACATCCCGCCCCATAACCTGGGCGAAGTGGTGGACGGGCTAGTGGCGCTGATCGACAACCCCGACCTGCCCGATGACCAGCTTTTTGCGCTGATTCCTGGCCCCGACTTTCCCACAGGCGGCGAAATCGTGGGCACGGAGGGAATCCGCGATGCCTACACCACCGGGCGCGGCAGCATCGCCATGCGCGGCATTGCCCAGTTTGAAGAAATTCAGCCGGGACGGGGTCGCCATCGCCGCACCGCCATCGTCGTCACAGAACTGCCCTTCCAAGTCAACAAAGCCGCCTGGATCGAGAAAATTGCCGATTTGGTGAACCAGACGCGGATCGAGGGCA
The Thermoleptolyngbya sichuanensis A183 DNA segment above includes these coding regions:
- a CDS encoding response regulator, translating into MKTVLIVEDDLINARVFSKILTKRGGLEVRHTENVDEVMEIATARAADIILMDVSLSHSVYQGKPVDGIKITQMLKADPKTADLPIILVTAHAMEGDRENFLKQSGADDYISKPVVDHQRFVEQIMSLLPQE